In Dermacentor albipictus isolate Rhodes 1998 colony chromosome 6, USDA_Dalb.pri_finalv2, whole genome shotgun sequence, the following proteins share a genomic window:
- the Ns2 gene encoding uncharacterized protein Ns2 — protein MAKAKRIGAKKTSSFNKGTHSLNPDRPKKSNDSTMRDKSTIKRLLMYKNSRPYRDRKGKIVKAAPYQSWVTSGTVARVAPNPKWFGNTRTVSQGALQQFQEELGQAMRDPYQVVMRQSKLPVSLLNEKAKNARVHILDTASYETTFGPKAQRKKPRLSAGDLSELVQAADTSQAHHSETKKETPEDELKPSVRQEIMTKGQSKRIWNELYKVIDSSDVVIQVLDVRDPQGTRSPFIERFMRKEKPHKHLVFVLNKCDLVPTWVTQRWVALLSAEYPTMAFHASITNPFGKGALINLLRQFSKLHTDKRQISVGFIGYPNVGKSSVINALRSKKVCNVAPIAGETKVWQYITLMRKIYLIDCPGVVYPSGDTDTEIVLKGVVRVENVEDPQDHIPAVLDRVRPEYIVKTYKIESWESPEDFLEKLGRRSGKLLKGGEPDISTVAKMVLNDWQRGKLPYFVKPPGGEESAGTQENAEPSGDIAIAAKVRQDLDEIRVGPRFVAEDLQAPGAPAKSEAKEKAPSEEATVEVEKSAAEAGDVQSSKQEREALPGGPFVESESSGDSCRDEPKADASEGSPASPKSKNEVKVQSTTAEAVVGGTPAETEALPTAENEAKESNNNQSVPKEGDTQTASAKESNLSPGDAVGIPTSRSPAKKRKKSGAESQHVELCDLIGRKMAQSPWAKFLPTKKPKTENDSPSDNKTPVAPEPVTFEVEDFSDEDEKEETASSLVTSSGTFVVSSLAKRRKTVQEDDSAPARRLTGKEKRRKMEAKKVRKVGHHFYDYANVKNRDRTKARKNRENQKLLSRRKIKAV, from the exons ATGGCTAAAGCGAAGAGGATCGGGGCTAAGAAAACAAGCTCCTTCAATAAGGGAACGCACAGTTTAAACCCAG ACCGACCAAAGAAAAGCAATGACAGTACAATGCGAGACAAGTCGACGATCAAGCGTCTGCTCATGTACAAGAACTCAAGACCGTACAG GGACCGCAAGGGCAAGATAGTGAAAGCCGCACCGTACCAGTCATGGGTGACATCCGGCACGGTGGCCCGAGTGGCACCGAATCCCAAGTGGTTTGGCAACACCCGCACCGTCAGCCAGGGGGCGCTGCAGCAGTTCCAGGAGGAACTGGGACAGGCCATGCGCGACCCCTACCAGGTGGTGATGCGCCAGAGCAAGCTGCCGGTTAGCCTGCTCAACGAGAAGGCCAAG AACGCCAGAGTGCACATCCTGGATACGGCGAGCTACGAGACAACGTTTGGCCCCAAAGCGCAGCGCAAGAAGCCGCGTCTGTCAGCTGGAGACCTGTCG GAACTGGTCCAAGCAGCTGACACCTCTCAAGCGCACCACTCAGAGACCAAGAAGGAGACACCGGAAGATGAGCTCAAGCCTTCTGTTCGTCAAGAAATAATGACTAAAGGCCAGTCTAAGCGCATCTGGAATGAGCTGTACAAG GTGATCGACTCGTCGGACGTGGTGATACAAGTGCTGGACGTGCGGGACCCACAGGGCACTCGCAGCCCTTTCATTGAGCGCTTCATGCGCAAGGAGAAGCCCCACAAGCACCTGGTGTTTGTGCTCAACAAGTGCGACCTGGTGCCCACCTGGGTGACCCAGCGCTGGGTGGCCCTGCTGTCAGCCGAGTACCCCACCATGGCATTCCACGCTAGCATCACGAACCCTTTTGGCAAGGGGGCCCTCATCAACCTGCTCAGGCAGTTCTCCAAG CTGCACACAGACAAGAGGCAAATCAGTGTGGGCTTCATCGGCTACCCCAACGTTGGCAAGTCGTCAGTCATCAACGCGTTGCGGTCGAAAAAGGTCTGCAACGTGGCGCCCATTGCTGGGGAGACCAAG GTGTGGCAGTACATCACACTGATGCGCAAGATCTACCTTATCGACTGCCCTGGTGTTGTCTACCCATCAGGTGACACAGACACGGAAATTGTCCTGAAGGGAGTG GTCCGTGTTGAGAATGTGGAGGACCCCCAAGACCACATCCCAGCAGTCCTGGACCGTGTTAGGCCTGAGTACATTGTCAAGACGTACAAGATAGAATCTTGGGAAAGCCCAGAGGACTTCCTCGAAAAGCTGGGCCGGCGGTCTGGCAAGCTGCTCAAG GGTGGGGAACCTGACATCTCTACAGTGGCCAAGATGGTTTTGAACGACTGGCAGCGGGGAAAACTACCTTATTTTGTCAAGCCACCTGGTGGAGAG GAGTCCGCCGGAACCCAGGAGAATGCGGAGCCCTCTGGCGACATCGCCATAGCTGCCAAGGTGCGCCAGGACCTGGATGAAATCCGTGTGGGGCCGCGGTTTGTGGCTGAAGACCTGCAGGCGCCAGGAGCACCTGCAAAGTCTGAAGCAAAGGAGAAGGCGCCCTCTGAAGAGGCAACTGTCGAAGTCGAGAAGTCGGCAGCAGAGGCGGGTGACGTGCAGAGTTCCAAACAGGAGCGGGAAGCGCTCCCTGGTGGCCCTTTTGTGGAATCTGAATCTTCCGGGGATAGTTGTCGAGATGAACCGAAAGCAGATGCCTCAGAAGGTTCGCCAGCTTCTCCAAAGTCGAAGAATGAAGTGAAGGTTCAAAGCACTACTGCAGAAGCAGTTGTGGGCGGTACACCTGCTGAAACGGAGGCACTTCCAACTGCTGAGAATGAGGCTAAAGAATCAAATAACAACCAAAGTGTTCCTAAAGAAGGAGACACACAGACTGCCAGTGCGAAGGAGTCCAACTTATCACCAGGTGACGCTGTAGGCATTCCCACCAGCCGATCGCCAGCCAAAAAGCGGAAGAAATCTGGTGCAGAATCGCAGCACGTGGAACTCTGCGACCTCATTGGTAGGAAGATGGCCCAGAGTCCGTGGGCCAAGTTCCTGCCAACAAAGAAACCAAAAACCGAGAATGATTCCCCGAGTGACAACAAAACTCCGGTGGCCCCGGAACCTGTGACATTCGAAGTGGAAGACTTTTCTGACGAGGATGAAAAAGAGGAGACAGCATCTTCCTTG GTGACCAGTAGTGGCACATTTGTTGTGAGCTCTTTGGCCAAGCGGAGAAAAACTGTACAAGAAGACGACAGTGCACCTGCTAGACGGCTTACAGGCAAAGAG AAGAGGAGAAAAATGGAGGCTAAGAAGGTACGGAAGGTGGGCCACCACTTCTACGACTACGCCAACGTGAAGAACCGGGACAGGACCAAGGCACGCAAGAACCGAGAAAACCAGAAGCTTCTGTCTCGGAGAAAAATAAAGGCAGTGTGA